A single region of the Halorussus gelatinilyticus genome encodes:
- a CDS encoding SWIM zinc finger family protein, whose product MTVAERDIRDLCTEAVFERGVTYREEGRIHQLTRTGETVTALVQGTRRYNVTVDLSAPDFGPTCSCPYAGPGVCKHVVAVLLALTDDLPADVGKQSDALLEAIPHDQLRDFVRDELVRNPSLRERFFARFGESPAESVDDYRTEIDQLFEQHTRDSPTIVFGIDFSRFTDLAEQYRKRGDYRSATTIFRALVTSIDEHMHLVDGAYDHYARTFSTALDAYVDCVKNADLGSGELQDQVEFLSERATSGTDYFQPEYERALDNLRGEL is encoded by the coding sequence GTGACGGTTGCCGAACGCGACATCCGGGACCTCTGTACGGAGGCCGTCTTCGAGCGCGGCGTGACCTACCGCGAGGAAGGGCGAATCCATCAGCTTACGCGGACTGGAGAGACGGTCACCGCACTCGTTCAGGGAACGCGGCGGTACAACGTGACCGTGGACTTGAGCGCCCCGGACTTCGGCCCCACGTGCAGTTGTCCGTACGCCGGTCCCGGTGTGTGCAAACACGTCGTCGCAGTACTGCTCGCGCTCACCGACGACCTCCCCGCCGACGTCGGGAAGCAATCGGATGCGCTGTTAGAAGCGATTCCCCACGACCAACTCCGGGACTTCGTTCGAGACGAACTCGTTCGAAATCCGAGTCTGCGTGAACGCTTTTTCGCTCGCTTCGGCGAATCCCCGGCCGAGTCGGTCGACGACTACCGCACGGAAATCGATCAGCTCTTCGAGCAACACACGCGGGACTCTCCGACTATCGTGTTCGGTATCGACTTCTCTCGGTTCACCGACCTCGCCGAGCAGTATCGAAAGCGTGGTGACTACCGATCCGCCACCACCATCTTCCGGGCGCTCGTGACGAGTATCGACGAACACATGCACCTCGTGGATGGTGCGTACGACCACTACGCGCGAACGTTTTCGACCGCGCTCGACGCGTACGTCGACTGCGTCAAGAACGCCGACCTCGGTTCAGGCGAATTACAAGATCAGGTGGAGTTCCTGTCCGAACGTGCAACGTCGGGGACGGACTACTTCCAACCGGAGTACGAGAGGGCATTGGATAACCTTCGAGGAGAGCTGTAA